A region of the Silene latifolia isolate original U9 population chromosome 9, ASM4854445v1, whole genome shotgun sequence genome:
GAGCGTATAACGCCTAGACAATGCATCGCAATGACGACATTACTTTTACCATCCTTATATTTTGATGAAAAATTAAAGGACTGCAAAAATTCAACCCACTTAGCATGGCGTGAGTTAAGCTTGTGTTGGCCATTTATATGTTTCAATGCTTCATGATCAGAATGTAACACAAAATGATTAGGCCTcaaataatgactccaatgatcAAGAGCTCTCACAATTGCATAAAATTCCTTATCATACGTCGAATAATTGCATCTTGCTCCACCAAGTTTTTCAGAAAAGTAAGCAATTGGGCGTCCACCTTGAAGCAAAACAGCTCCAATACCCACTCCACTAGCGTCACATTCAACTTCAAATGGATTAGAAAaatcaggtaatgctaagataggTGTTTCACATAACTTTCGCTTTACCTCACCAAATGCGCGTTGAGCTTGGTCATTCCATCCAAATGATCCTTTCTTTAAACATTCAGTTATAGGACTCATAATAGTGCTGAAATTGCGAATAAATCGACGATAAAAAGAAGCTAAACCATGAAATGATCTTACTTCTGTCACATTTGTTGGTGTAGACCATGAACGAATAGCTTCAACTTTTGATTGGTCAACGGCAACTCCATCTTTCGATACCACATATCCAAGAAACACAACACTAGGCACCATAAAACTACATTTCTCCAACTTGGCATATAATTTTTGCTTCCTTAAGACTTCAAACACTTGATGCAAATGGTTCAAGTGTTCTTCCGTATTTTTGCTGTACACAAGGATATCATCAAGGTAAACCACAACAAATTTACCAATGAAAGATCTCAATACCTCATTCATCAATCGCATAAATGTGCTAGGTGCGTTAAtaagcccaaatggcataaccaacCACTCATATAAACCCTGCTTTGTCTTAAATGCGGTTTTCCATTCATCTCCTTCACGCATTCTGATTTGGTGATAGCCACTAcgcaaatcaatcttggaaaatatAACTGACCCATGTAATTCATCAAGCATATCATCCAAACGAGGAATAGGAAAACGATATTTGATAGTAATATTGTTGACAGCTCTActatcaatacacatacgccacgTACCGTCTTTCTTTGGAACAAGAAGTGCAGGTACTGCACACGGACTTAAACTTTCTCGCACATAACCACGCTCCATAAGCTCCTCAATTTGCCTTTGTAACTCCTTTGTCTCATCAGGATTGCATCTATAAGGTGCTTTGTTAGGTAATGCAGCACCGGGAATCAAATCAATTTGATGCTCAATTCCTCTCATTGGTGGAAGGCCTGGTGGTAGATCCTCCGGAAATACATCATGAAATTCCTCCATCAGGGGTTGGAGTAAAGGTTGAACCTCCAAAGAactatttttttcattttctccCTCTTTGACAAAAATAGCGAAAACTTGACCTCCTTTATTCAATTCCCTGTCAAAATCTTTAGCACTTGCAATTGTTATTAAGCCTGGTTTTTTACTCTTACTCATAGTGGTTCTTATGTCCTTAGGAGACATAGGTTTCAATTCAATTTTCTTACCACCAACCAATAAGGAATACACATTAGAGCGTCCCCTGTGAGTGACATCACGGTCAGATTGCCAAGGACGACCTAATAAgagatgacaagcatccataggcACCACATCACACAATATTTCATCTTCGTAAGAACCCATAGCAAAATTCACAAGAGTTTGTTTTGTTACTTTTACCTCATTACCATCATTCAACCAATGAAGTTTATAAGGTTTAGGATGATTATGAGTGTTCAAAGATAGCTTGTTCACCATTTCAGTTGAAGCAACATTTGTGCAGCTTCCCCCATCAATTATCACATTACACCATTTACCTTTTACAAGACATCGAGTGTGAAAAAGTTGTTCCCTTTGTTCAGTATCAATAGGTTCAAGTTTGGCATGTAAAGAGCGTCGAATTACTAAAGACTCCCCTCCAATAGGAGCCTCAAATCCCTCAGTTTCAATTTCCTCATTTGTTTCAACTTCTTCTTCCTTTTCAATTGCATCACATAAAGTAACAATACGTTTGTTTGGGCACTCGCTTTGATAGTGACCAAAGCCTTGACATTTAAAACAACGAATTTTACTCAAGTCACGCTCTTTACCTTTTGCATGTGAACTACCAGCTTCTGGTTTGGGTGGTAATTGAGGTTTAGAACTCGAGCCAGAACCTCCAAATTTTGACATACCTTCATTCTTACTCCAAGTTGTGCTTTTAGTACCAAATGAAGCGGTACGAGCAGTCTTTTGTTGTTTCTCAACTTTAAGAGATAATGAACATAGATCATCAAAAGAAACATATGGATACATATCGACTACATTTGCAATAGGTCGATTTAAGCCTCTCATAAATCGTGCCATCTTTTGTTCTTCTAGTTCATTCACATCACACATCATAGTAACTTTCTCAAATTCAGAAATGTATTCATGCACACTTAAAGATCCTTGAACCAAATCAGCGGCCCTTCGATAAAGATCTTGTTTGTAATTTTTTGGAACATACCTTTTACGCAATTTGCGTTTCAAGGTCATCCAAGAATttatcttttctttgttttcacgTGCTCtttgaatttttaaattttcatacCAAAGTGATGCATTTCTCACAAGCTTTAAGATAACATACTTGCAGCATTTTTCATCGTTGAGATCTTTAAATTCAAATATACGTTCAATCTTACGTTCCCACTCCAAATAATTTTCCGGATCTGTTCCTCCATTGAATTCTGGCAATTCATTTACTTTGAGATCATCGACATTGCGCCTTGGTTCTTCGTAATTTCGCGGAGGTGATTTACTACTACGAtccttgaggaccaagtctcgtAATTCTTCTAAAACTGTAGCTTGCGAATGGAAGTTTTCAAGAAGGACAGCAATCTCCCTATCACGCCTTGCATTTGCATCTTCGTCACCGTTCACCATTATCACTTGGttaggaaatcaagagccgaagctctgataccagaTGATACGTTAGCGGAAGCGTTAAATATTTTATGGTTTCCACAAAGTGGAAATATATAAATAAAGCACTTTTTTTTGTGGGTTTTATATTtataattaaatagaaaataaaaattaaagatATGATTGCACAAATTCGACCTTGAATTTATACAAAATGGGGTGCTTAATATTAGACGACCTTGCCTAATAATTAAACGATTGATTTCACCAACCGCAGCTAGAAAATCAAAATAGAATTGAATTACTTCTCAATTCTTGTAT
Encoded here:
- the LOC141602246 gene encoding uncharacterized protein LOC141602246, yielding MVNGDEDANARRDREIAVLLENFHSQATVLEELRDLVLKDRSSKSPPRNYEEPRRNVDDLKVNELPEFNGGTDPENYLEWERKIERIFEFKDLNDEKCCKYVILKLVRNASLWYENLKIQRARENKEKINSWMTLKRKLRKRYVPKNYKQDLYRRAADLVQGSLSVHEYISEFEKVTMMCDVNELEEQKMARFMRGLNRPIANVVDMYPYVSFDDLCSLSLKVEKQQKTARTASFGTKSTTWSKNEGMSKFGGSGSSSKPQLPPKPEAGSSHAKGKERDLSKIRCFKCQGFGHYQSECPNKRIVTLCDAIEKEEEVETNEEIETEGFEAPIGGESLVIRRSLHAKLEPIDTEQREQLFHTRCLVKGKWCNVIIDGGSCTNVASTEMVNKLSLNTHNHPKPYKLHWLNDGNEVKVTKQTLVNFAMGSYEDEILCDVVPMDACHLLLGRPWQSDRDVTHRGRSNVYSLLVGGKKIELKPMSPKDIRTTMSKSKKPGLITIASAKDFDRELNKGGQVFAIFVKEGENEKNSSLEVQPLLQPLMEEFHDVFPEDLPPGLPPMRGIEHQIDLIPGAALPNKAPYRCNPDETKELQRQIEELMERGYVRESLSPCAVPALLVPKKDGTWRMCIDSRAVNNITIKYRFPIPRLDDMLDELHGSVIFSKIDLRSGYHQIRMREGDEWKTAFKTKQGLYEWLVMPFGLINAPSTFMRLMNEVLRSFIGKFVVVYLDDILVYSKNTEEHLNHLHQVFEVLRKQKLYAKLEKCSFMVPSVVFLGYVVSKDGVAVDQSKVEAIRSWSTPTNVTEVRSFHGLASFYRRFIRNFSTIMSPITECLKKGSFGWNDQAQRAFGEVKRKLCETPILALPDFSNPFEVECDASGVGIGAVLLQGGRPIAYFSEKLGGARCNYSTYDKEFYAIVRALDHWSHYLRPNHFVLHSDHEALKHINGQHKLNSRHAKWVEFLQSFNFSSKYKDGKSNVVIAMHCLGVIRSDYT